The window GCTTGAGCcaacaaaaattgcatttttaatgtaaaaatgcGAGAAAATATACAATGGGTCCGTATTATGCACTTTAGCATGATATGCAATGGGTATACAAGTTATTTAAAATGCACACACAGGCGAGGAAGTACGCggcaaaaacagtaaaaatccACACGCATGCATAAATGATGAGAATAACTGCTGATGGTGCATGTTTTCAAGTTGCTTGGCGTGCTCGACTGTCTATCTACCTATCAAAAGTGCCACACAAACATGAGACTAAGGCATAACAGTTCCCAAAATGCATCGTAACTATACACTTATATATTTCAAAACTATCATAACCACGGGGTTCTATCTCTATCAAAAGTGCTGAAAAATATTACCTTCAATGaataacataacacaaaaacacatagtTTTGATTTTGTGgtatattttgcctttttttgcagCACCTTTGACAGATGTATCAAGTGTtgcaaaaatatgacttttaagCCATTAAATGGACCAAAATGCATGGTTACTGTAAACCTATATGGTTAAAATAATCCCAGTTCCtatctaaaaacaaaacaaactaaaaaattgggatttgaaGTCAAATACCATAACTATCTCCACTATGTATGAAAAGTGCTCAAGAAATATGACTTTTAAGGCATAAATTAACCcccaaacaattaaaaatgcactGCAATAGAAGCATGTAAAATGATCAAAACTGGTGGTTGCAATTTATCTATCTAGTGCAAATAAAACCCGATTTTAGGGGAGAAAATAGTCCATCACAATTAAAAATGCACTGAACTATATTGTTAATTGATTGCTAATAAATACGGGCTGCCAGTGGTCGATCGACACAAAAATTAGTTTTAAGGCATAAATTAAGCAAAGCATTAAAATGCATTGTGACAATAATCCTAtagtgtaaataataataataataataataataataataataataataataataataataataataataacaataataataacctcGTGTGTCTGCAAACATAAGTCAAGTTTTAaggcatggaaaaaatgtacactttaaaaataatactcaaaataacacaaaatcaaTAAAGACAGCGAGGACTTCCTGATGCAGAGCTACACAATTTCACTGAAAAATATGTTGAATAAGCCCCGCCCCTTACCATGTGTTCAACCAGTGCCTAATTGGTCTCATTGGCTTTACATGTATAGACATAATATGTACAAATTGTGTTGGTGAcatatgtcaaaatattaaagaacaaaataaaatatgtcaaaCTATTAAacaagaaacaacaaaataaaacacgtACCTAGAGCACACTACTGAACAACAACACAAGCTGACCATGTTCGCACTTGCTTGTTCTTTTAAAGGTGTTCCACTATACGGCTCTAAcacattgaccatgcacaaactcacacgcgcacacacacacacacacacacacacacacacacgaaatgGAGGCAACATGTTCAAAACCATAAAAACAAAACCGGCGGTGACACCCGAGAGGTCAAACAGCACAGAGAAGACATTTCTTTCCCCAGCAGATAGTGAAGGCAGCATCATAGAAAGTACAATAGCAGCAGGTGAAATAAAGCCATAAAGAAgtgtgcccttttttttttttttccctaaaaccTCGAGCATCTTCACAAGTTTCATAGGAAGGAAGTGGACTTACGTTGTGTTTCCTCCACGAGGCCGGCTGGAAAAGAAACTCTGTGGGCCGCATCGCCTCCAGTGTGCAgtgttctcctcctccttcttcttctactaGTCCATTTCAGGCGGCACGGCGGGAAATGGGGGGAGCTGATCCAAGTTCAAAGTCAGGTCCGCCGACCCCATTTAGAAGAACTTCTTTATTTCAGCAAAAAGCCTGGgataagagagagagagcgagggtttttttttaggttaggGTTTCAACCAGTAACTCACCAGttgattattataataattatcagTGATAAATCACCCAGGGGGTTCTACGTTCTACGTACACATGACAATATCAATATGTTGACACGCTGCAAAGGCGACCGCTGGTGCTTTCACTGACCTTGTGTTTCATGGATCTTTGACCCCTGGCCCCCTTAAGACCACATATGCTGCCCTCTTGACTCCTGGCGGTAAAACGAGccagtttgtgacaaagacgcttTGTTTTTGAGAGTGAGGGGTGCAAGACGTGTAAGCCACCCCCCACAACACCACCCGttatgagtttttttcagaTGATATATGTCAATATAAATTAGTACATTCATACACATGACGATATTAGATCGTAATGCAGGCATTTAGTCTGTTTTTCTTGCCTAGTTtcggatggaaaaaaaaatctgtctacATGCCACCCACCACCATACACTCATTTTGGGACCCAGTGGTGTCTTACTATGGGTGGTCTTACTGGTCTGTAGCCCTTAGCGGCACTTGCCCACCACTGCTTTTCCTCGCATACATCCAAAGGTAACATCTCGTTTGTAAATTAAGAATCATCGCAAATTTAAggccaaaaaatgttgaatttacAGTAAAATTgttccaaaaacacaaaattgttatatttatagcAAATTTGAGCCAATAATGAAAAACATACTTAAAATTTGTGTATTGAGGGAaaactaaatatatatactgtatgttggttagcatgttggctacacagtcaggagatctggaatacctgggttcgaatccctgcttgggcatttctgtgtggggtttgcatgttctccccgtgcatgtgtgggttttctccgggtactccggtttcctcccacattccgaaaacatgcatgttagcttcattggagactctaaattgtccataggtatgaatgtgagtgtgaatggttgtttgtctatatgtgccctgccattggctggtgaccagtccagggtgtaccccacctcccgCCCaccgtcagctgggataggctctagcataaccctgcgaccctaatgacaaTTAggcatatatactgtgtatatatatatataaaatgatttATAACAAAACTGAGTCAAACATACTTGGACCGATTGTAATTAACTaccaaatgtaatttaacactacgtttgtgcaaaaaaaaaaaattatgtattgTACTGCACCAGTTTTTGATgccacattacaaaaacaacacaaaaaatgtatttataccaAAAATGAGCCaagcatatttttgactttacatGAAGGTTGCACCAAATACTGTAATCAACATAAAACGTGAGCAAAACAACATTTATACAAAATGTGACCACaagcatttgtgtttttatcctAAATAATCAAATAACCCTGTTAATTGAGTTTTTATGTCATTCATATAGAagtacacttacagtacatgagtcgtttttttatgtttgtacgTCATTGAGGTGACGTTTATTCAAATTAGCACGTGCGATAGGATCAGACGTCTTCcctatgcccccccccccaccacaatAAGATAGAAATTCAACATATAGAGGGGCTAAATTGCAGAATGGTGTTACCTTGACGAGCATGCAGTGCAAAAAGCTGCATGACAACAAAGATGCCAATGAAGACATTTGAGTGACAGATCCTTGTTCTACTGCTGTCACACGCGGACTAGTCaaaactgtgtgtgcgtgtgtgtccgtgtgtgtgtttgtgtgtgtgtgtgcgcgcgtgatCCGTCTGTGAACTTGAGCTCAGTTGCACGCACGCTGACTGGTGTGTGCAGTATGTGTATGCGGAACCATTAATCCTAAAGCTCATGGTAAATAACAGTTGACAGGTGAACAcacgggcacacacacacacacacacacacacacccacgatctgcaatgacacacacacacacacacacacatattacaCACACATAATGTGAGATGAAATGATGTGGAAGTGTGCGCGATGCTCAAGTGTTGCAAaggcatttttgctattttaaagtcaaatgtgaaaaatgcaaatgactaaaacagtaatattttccatttcattcgtTAAGTTGCAGCGCAAATTCCAAATTAGCGTATTtctaaaatgtcatttacatttcTGAGCTGTTAAACATGATGCCATTTGTAAATCATTATAAAATCCAATACTTATTAagatatttttcagttaactACAGATAGGCCAGTGTTTTTTAGAAAGTTAATATTTTGTTTGGACCTAAAATATCCACATTTTGACACAGTAATTCTGCATAGGCTTTCACATCAAAGAAAATACCAACGCACGAACTAGCAGAACCGATATGGACTTGTCTCTTTCGCATCAGAACCACACTCGAGTGCGACCTGCAACTTTGCGAGCCCCAACTTTTTGTAGTTGCAAGGCTCGACTCCGGGAGGAGGGGGGGGCGGAACCCTGCTGGGCCCCTGGGCTGAACGGCAGCCAATCGCCTCGTCCGCCGAGCTGCCAGTCACCGAAATCCGTCCAATACCCGCGGTGCCATTTCTAAAGCGGGTCCCCCCACTGCGTGCTCCAACTGTTGTGTGTTCTGCCAACCGCTTGAGGACAGAGTGAAGGGGGGAAAGCGGAGTTAGAAGCCGGACAAAAGAACTTATACAGTCCCTTATATCCATATTTCCATGTTTTGGCGCGCCATGGACCGGTGCGAGTAGTCATGGAAGCCCCTTTAAGCAAGAGGAACCCCGCGTTAAGATTAGCGGATTTGGCAGCGACTCAAGCCCTTCCTCACCAGAACATGACAGGCTTCCCGGGGCTGGGGGGGCATCACCCTCTCTCCCACCATGCCCACCTCCACCCTGGGGAGCTGGCCAACGACCCCGGCGTGGCACTCACTCCATTTGGACCGGAGCACATGGTACAGACCAGTGCTGTCAAGCTTAGCCCCTCGCAGCACATCCAGAGCCACCACGAAGCCCAGACCGCGGCGGCGGCtgcagcagcggcggcggcagcggcggcggcggcggcggcgtccTTCGCTCCGGCTCAGAGCACCGTGGGCTTCCCCGGCGTGGGCCACCCCCACTCGGGCAGCTACTCGAGCAGCAGGGACTTGATCCTCAGGAGAGAATTGTCAGCCTCTGCCATGCACGCTCTTGGCGAACAGTCCGCCTCCTCcccccatcaccaccaccaccaccaccacggcGTCTTCATCTCCCCAACAGGTGCGTACAGCCACGCGGAGAGCGGGGGCCTCTTTTCGGGGCTCCATGAGCAGGCGTCCCCCGGCTCGCATCATGCCCTCAACGGCCAGATGCGCCTGGGTCTACCGGGGGACATCTACGCCAGGTCGGACCACTTCGCAACAAGGCAGGAGCACTACGGAGCCTCCACCCTGCACGGCTACAACTCGGCCAGTCTCAACGTGAACGCTCCCCACGGCCCCGCGGGGGCCTTCCTGAGGTACATGCGGCAGCCCATCAAGCAGGAGCTCATCTGCAAGTGGGTCGAACCTGAGCAGCAGAGCCCAAAGAAGACCTGCTCCAAGACCTACAGCACCATGCACGAGCTGGTCAACCACGTCACGGTGGAGCACGTCGGCGGGCCCGAGCAGAGCACGCACGTCTGCTTCTGGGAGGAGTGCCCGAGGGAAGGGAAGGCGTTCAAGGCCAAGTACAAACTTATCAACCACATCAGAGTGCACACTGGGGAGAAGCCTTTCCCATGCCCCTTCCCAGGCTGTGGGAAGGTGTTTGCCCGGTCGGAGAACCTGAAGATCCACAAGAGGACCCACACAGGTCAGTAGAGCCAACCGAGATAACTTAGCGGCGAGGTGGTGCGTAATTACGCACACAAGAAGTCCAAAAAGTAAGACGTCGAATACATTTTGCTTTCGTAAAAGAAACATCTGTATAGATGCAACTTTTGCCATCCATGACACAACAAAACAATTATTATATTTCATTGGCTGAAACGCGCTTTCACACCAAATGTTAGGCACCAACTTTTACGCACTGGTCCACCTCGTCACGCGTGAAACATGTGTGTAGTACACATTAGATACTTGGTTTGTTGTCACGGTGGTCTCGCCTATAACCCACCCACCTCCCCCCCCAAAACACGAAAAAATTATGCCAAGCTACaggaaaatccaaaataaaacactttgACGTGGAAATGTGCATGTGCACCATACTGAATACAGTTTTGCGAGTGGTTACAAGTGTGCGCGCGCGTGGAGTTATAGCCCCACTCCACTCCACTTCAGGGTACATAAAACAACTCCCAGtggtgcgcacacacacatgtaacCCGGGGGCCTGCGGGAATGTTACATGTGGTCACACTGTAAGAAACATGTGgcgaaatgggggggggggtgtacgtgcgtgtgtgagagagtgtgtgtgtgtgtgtgtgtatgcatttattaattcaagatgtttaaaaaaaagtgctctGCTTGTGTCTTTAAAAAAGGTGAGAAGCCCTTCAAGTGCGAGTTTGAAGGCTGCGACCGGAAGTTCGCCAACAGCAGCGACCGGAAGAAGCACTCTCATGTGCACACGTCCGACAAGCCTTACTACTGCAAAGTGCGCGGCTGTGACAAGTCCTACACGCACCCGAGCTCCCTGCGCAAGCACATGAAGGTGCACTGCAAGTCCCCACCACCCCCCAACAGCACCACCTACATCGCCTCTACGAACCCGCACGAAGAGCCTCTCTCCCCGGATATGCAACAGCACCGCAGCCGCTCAACAACCAACATCTCCCCGCAGGTCACCAACCTGAATGAGTGGTATGTGTGTCAGGGCAGCGGCGGTGGTGGCGGCGGGGGGGTCCAGCAACAGCAgcaccatcaccaccatcaccaccagcatcatcatcacctGCACTCCCCCTCCAGTGAGGTGCCCACGTCAGAGTCAGAAGATGAGGACTCATTCAGACACTCGGACCCCAGGACGATGCTATGATTGACACACGTATTTGATTTGTTCACCATCAAAAAGGATGCAGTGCAAACTTACTTCATGATTCATGAAAGAGATGAGATTCCCAGTAAATTCACACATTTTCTATTGAAGATcatgaaaaatgacagcaaTATTAAAAATCCCATCACTCAGTCTAACAAGTGTCCCGTACGTTTTGAGGGCCATATCTCCACTAAAACTGAGGTacaaattttgataaaaaagCCCAAGGGttcctttttgtaatatttaagaGCTATTTAAGTCTATATTTTATGCAAAAGGAATGTCCCAGGAGACGCTAGATGTTAAAAAAGGCTTGGTTGTACATATGTttgtgatatcatgtgttcGTTTTTTGGTAGAATTGTAATTTATTCACTGGTTtttaaatgttgaaaatgacaaaagaaccaaagattcatattaataataataatattaaaaccaaTTTTTTGGTGATGCCCTATATAGTAGTAACCTGCTGATATTTTTTGGTAacttttttgcagatttttcaagtattattattaaaaaacaatttttttgtccagtaaaaaaaacaacaaaaaataacttgAATAGGCTGTGTAATGTgaattttttctctctctctctctctcgcatgccttgtttttttattttttctttttgttaacGTGACTCTTGTTGAGGTGCATGGTGCCATTTGAATATGATGGATAtcgaaacaaaaaaagatgggCTATGATTGTGCAGACCCTTGATGTTCAAAATGACATTTACAGtattaaaaaagtgcaaaaataaataccagAACGTAATGTAACTCTTTATGTGTCACATTGTTCTGAAGAGATGCTTCACTTTTACTCATATAAAGTTACATTTAAATTACAATAACGCTCACCTGCAATCAAAGATGCTTTTCCCAGCCAGACTGGTAGAAAAGTTACctataagaaaaaacagaatataaatcaacaatatttttttttgcattaaaaaggCCTATAGTGTGGCCCTCTATGGAGCGGCCTGGGTGTGTATGGGATATGCAGGGGGGCCCACGCACCACTTCAAACGGCTACAGAAGCCCCTCACATAAAGGCTGCATGGCCGCttctttaaatacaaatatgcatGCAAAATTCACCCTCACTACATCGCTGCAAAAATCAAGAGCGGCCTTTAATTATGTAAAACCactaattaaaaatgtacatcTTACCTTTGTATTATTGTAATTTCCTGTGGTTTTCCTTTACTGCACTTCTGATGCATCATTGTTGTCTGTGGGGAAATACATAcgataaaaagaagaaaaacacatagCTACAAATTTTACATGAAAGAAttgcaccaccaccaccacccataCTACAGCGAAATAATCCAAAAATCATATTATCAAAAAGTCAAATTACAAATATGATGATATTAGTCATACAATACTAACATTGTCAGTGTCATattttgtctatactgtatttataatacaatatagtaagaaataaatagaaatataatcaCACAATTCTGTCCAAAATGCATATACTTGATAAAATGGCTTTTTATGGGCTTTAATGCATTAAAATGTATGTACTAAAAATACATATTAGTCTTAAAAATGACAGTAATTCAATATACGTGCATTACAACGGCAATTTTATGCTTTTCCTCGTGTGTATTTTTGATGCATTGTCATCATCACCAAATCGAAAAAACAATTGCAAATGATAATTGCATTCTAATTGTGTAAAGCAGCTTTAATATAGCCTACTTGCATTACAGGTGATCGTTTGGTGGTTTTCCCTCATAGTGCGAAATATAACTAAATGCACGTTTTACAGCATCTTTGATATACTGGTGTGGACACCCACCTATACTGGATGTAATCACATCTTAAGTGATTACAGGTGGCTACAGTGGATGCTCACTGAAGAATCCTGCAAAATAAACATCTTATATGGCGTGAAGAGGAGGGGagagttaataaaataaaatgtagggaaaagaagaagagaggCGGTCACCCTTCAGTGGGGTAAAAAAACGGCGGCTTTGAAGTCCAACTTATTATCCCGGGAATACTTTTTGGGTTGTCCTAACGACGCTGCTGAATGGGAGAAGGAGCTCCTTTGTCAGCGATTTGTTCTCCTTTAGTGGGACGCCCGTGGAAATGTACTTACACGGGCCACCTTAACACACTGGCTGCAAATCAGTAACAGGCAGAGTCAGACATGCAGACGCCACCATTTAAAGGCCCCCAAAAGGACAAAGCAAGAAGTCGCAAcggatggaaaaaaagagccgcaccattcaaaataacaataataataaaaaaaaaaagaaagggggTGGGAGGTGGTTGAATGATCATTTCATGGACGAGCATAaagcatcaaaataaaatgcgGAGATTGTGGAGTTATCATTCTTGGTGCACGTGAATGCAAGCACCTGTGCATGGGTTGGGCTCCCTTTTGGTGGTGATGAAGAAAGGGGGCAGAAACAAAACACGTgccacaaaaatatgcatttaaaaaatattgggaGGGGGTACAAACCAAACCAAGATGCCGGTGCAAGAAAGAGTCATATCCCACAAATGATTCTTCGATTCAGGAGCCAATGAGGACCATTTCTTATGCACGATAGGCACTTTGCATGGGGTGGGTTTATTTTTGTGTAGAGGTTCAAGTGACGCAGGGGCTGGGGGAACGGCGGGACAAACTAAATCATTTCTAGTAAAGGGTGTCATCCTATTTGAAGAAGTTTTTCCTTTGAAATGTATTGCTTTGCATGAAAGGGTCATTGCATTGTGTGTTATGTGCATTATTGGCACGGGCATGGTTCACTTTTGGGGGACAGGTGGGGGTGTACAGGGGAGGGGAAAAGGGGGTAcaaacaaattaatttataGTGATGAGTCATATCATGTTTAAAATAAGCAATATTACTTAAATGCATTATTGCCACTTGCATGGGAAGAGGGGTCACTTTTGTGGAGGTGGGGTCAGGTGGAAGCACAGGGGATTTGGAAAAGGGggcagaaacaaaaaacataaaaaaaaacaactatatacagtggtgtgaaaaagtgtttgcccccttcctgatttttattttttttttgcatgtttgtcacacttaaatgtttcagatcatcaaacaaatgtaaatattagtcaatgacaacaccagtgaacacaaaatgcagcttttacatgaaactttttatgatgagggagaaaaaacacCCAAACCTCCGTggcccctgtgtgaaaaagtgaatgtcctccgttaaaacataacttaactgagattaattgagatctatcagtctagaAAAGGTTAGAAAGtgatttctaaagctttgggactccagcaaaccacagtgagagccattatccacaaataaaaaacacaagaacagtggtgaaccttcccaggactggccggccaaccaaaatgacgcCAGGAGCACagggacgactcatccaagaggtcacaagaCCCCATAACAACATTCAAAgagctgcaggcctcacttgcctcagttaaggtcagtgttcatgactccaccataagtaaggcactgggcaaaaacggcctgcatggcagagttccaagatgcccacagctgaacaaaaacaacgttaaggctcgtctcaattatgccagaaaacatcttgatgatccccaagacctttttggaaggtgtgtgtcccattacatctggtgtaaaagtaacgttgcatttcagaaaaagaacatcataccaacagtaaaatatggtggtggtagtgtgatggtctggggctgttttgctgcttcaggacctggaagacctgctgtgataaatggaaccatgaattctgctgtctaccaaaaaatcctgaaggagaatgtccggccatctgttcgtgacgtcaagctgaaaccaacttgggttgtgcagcaggacaatgatccacaacataccagcaagtccacctctgaatggctgaagaaaaacaaaatgaagactttggagtggcctagtcaaagtcctgacctgaattctattgagatgctgtggcatgaccttaaaaaggggcttcatgctggaaaaccctccaatgtggctgaattacaacaattctgcaaagatgagtgggccaaaattcctccacagcgtaagagactcattacaagttatcacaaacacttgattgcagttgttgctgctaagggggggcacaaccagttattaggtttagggggcaatcactttttcacacaggaccatgtaggtttggattttttttctccctgaataataaaaagtttcatttaaaagctgcattttgtgttcagttgtgttgtcattgactaacatgtacatttgtttgatgatctgaaacattgaagtgtgacaaacatacaaaaaaataagaaatcaggaacggggcaaacactttttcacaccactgtaaatagatataaatgacgaatgaaaggcgtaaatgaacatttaacgttacttttacctgttttgacatgagttgtttcttgaattcaatagtgtttctcacctcagtactgtaacacaaaatggagccaaagaaagttagaagtgccagcattttgataaagaaggtgagaaacaggatagaatttaagaaataactcatgacgaaataggaagatggtgtccatgtggtgtctcgctgccacatcgtgtctttcagtgaaggtaaaagcaaccttaaatgtgcttttatccttttcattcattgtttgtatgcatttacgattgttttatgcacgtaaaactataattataaaactataactaAACTATGAACTATAATATAaactatttttgaaaaattataaaactatcaaagcattttcaagagtgaaataaatgacatcatagacgggcgacataaCGTCAGACCATTTTgttcgctagctaataggatgctaataaggaaggatgttttctgattttaaaagtatatattaacaatacagatggactcacagtgtattaataacatgacaagacaagtgccatactgtatgctaaccAAAGAATGCACACAAACCCAGGCAAAATTATAGCTTTAATTTTTCATGTTAAGCAAAATATATGCTAACCAGGgtggatgctaaccgaggttccactgtatgttcaAAAAAATTATATGTATCCTAATCCTCGAACAAAATGTAACCTTTTCCCCACAGGTTCTCAGCCATATTTTTGGAGTGTGCCATTTTTGCCAGTTATGTTGCTGACAGAAGCCACTGTTTcttattcattaatattttgaaaatgatcCTAGACTCCCCACTTTTGCAAGTGTTTACAAACGTTTCCGGCGCAGCGTGCCAATTCATATTTGTGGTGCATGTCGCATTAGGTCTATTAACATTTATTAGGACTGCGTTGCTGCAAGTTACTTTAAAAAAgctttgaaataaatgaatttaatgAAAGTAAGTCCTGAAGTTGTCCATTTTTGTGGAAGGTAACGCATCAGGACTTAGTTTTTTGAACATGAGcttaacattttctttaaatttcTAGCAAATGACTTTTTATGTAGCGAATAGAATGCATTGGAACCTCCGCAGGATCTTGTTCACACTCTTATTAGACCGTTTCTTGTCTGGGCACACATCAGTAAGCGTCCATCCCATAAAGAAGtccatctgtttttctctcattCTACCTCCACCTGATTCTTTGCAAGGATGCTG is drawn from Dunckerocampus dactyliophorus isolate RoL2022-P2 chromosome 9, RoL_Ddac_1.1, whole genome shotgun sequence and contains these coding sequences:
- the zic5 gene encoding zinc finger protein ZIC 5, which codes for MEAPLSKRNPALRLADLAATQALPHQNMTGFPGLGGHHPLSHHAHLHPGELANDPGVALTPFGPEHMVQTSAVKLSPSQHIQSHHEAQTAAAAAAAAAAAAAAAAASFAPAQSTVGFPGVGHPHSGSYSSSRDLILRRELSASAMHALGEQSASSPHHHHHHHHGVFISPTGAYSHAESGGLFSGLHEQASPGSHHALNGQMRLGLPGDIYARSDHFATRQEHYGASTLHGYNSASLNVNAPHGPAGAFLRYMRQPIKQELICKWVEPEQQSPKKTCSKTYSTMHELVNHVTVEHVGGPEQSTHVCFWEECPREGKAFKAKYKLINHIRVHTGEKPFPCPFPGCGKVFARSENLKIHKRTHTGEKPFKCEFEGCDRKFANSSDRKKHSHVHTSDKPYYCKVRGCDKSYTHPSSLRKHMKVHCKSPPPPNSTTYIASTNPHEEPLSPDMQQHRSRSTTNISPQVTNLNEWYVCQGSGGGGGGGVQQQQHHHHHHHQHHHHLHSPSSEVPTSESEDEDSFRHSDPRTML